From the Mesorhizobium koreense genome, the window CCACCGGCGACCCCTCGTTGTTCGGCCCATCGCCGGAAACGTCGATCACCCGTTTCATCGCCTGAATGCCGCTTTCGGCGATGAGATCGGCCGAGAAGGCAAGGCCGCCCGAGATGGAGGTGCGCCGCGCCGAGTGCGGGATCTCCTCGGTGAGCTTGCCGGCGAAAGCCTCCGCGTCGGCGCGGTTCGCAATATAGGTCCACGGAACGATGACACGCTGCGTATCCTTCCCGGCCCATTCGACATAGGTGACGGCGATCCGTCCATAGGCACCGTCGGTGATGGCGTCGATCACGCTCTGGTCGGCCATCGCCGTGGCATAGCCCCGACGCTGGATCTCCAGTTCGTCGGGCGACATGGAAAGCGACACGTCTACCGCGAGGACGAGTTGCACGTCGACAGTCTCTGCGGCCCGCGCCGATGCCGCTGCCGGAAGCGAACAAGCAGCGGCAAGCAGGATTCGCCAAAGGCCGGACCACGGCACCATGGCCGGAATCTAGCCTGCCGCACGAGCGCGGAAAATCCCTCTCCCGGCAACCGCCTTCACGATTTGGAGAGCGGTTCGGGTGGGTGCGGTCTTCGAGGCTCGCTCCGCTCGCACCTCAGGGTGAGAGAGGTCAGGCGCTCGCCGTTCAGCCGCGCTTGCCGGCGAGGCGTTGCTTTGCTTCGTCGATCAGACGGTTGGCGGTCTGCATCCGGGCCATGGCGGCGTCGCGCCATTCCGGCCGCACCCGGTCCGGATGGTTCCTAAACGCGAATTCGCGCCTCAGGCGATCGAGCGATTTCGCGTCGGCAATGCGATGCAGCGCAAGCTCGCGGGAGATCGCGTCGGGCGCGGTTTCCGGCAATGCCTCCCTGCCTGCCCATCCCGCATTGAGACCAAGATAGGCGACCGTGGCCATTTCCGGCCCGCTGCCGGACGGCTGGTCAGCGGAGTTGCCTCCGACGAGACCGAACGGGATCGAGGGAGCGGCCACGGCATCATCGGAAAAGTCTTCGTCGTGCGTCGCCGGTTTTGCGGGCGGCTCCACAAGGTCTTCCAGAAACGAAACGAAGTCGCGCACCGATCCCAATTCTCACCCGCCCGCATGGCCCGCTTTCGGGTGGTAAAGCCTACCCGCCACCGGTTAACGCCTCCTCAAAGAGCCGACGCGCCAAATTCTCGACATATCTTACGATATATCTTGACTCACAGCACCGCATCGTTATCTTAAGATGTATCGTAAGACATAACGAGGAAATCGTCATGCATCATCACTGCCGGGACCATCGGGGCCGCGACGACGGCCTCATGCGCTTCATGTCCCGCAATTTCGGCGGACGTCACGGATTCGGACCGTTCGGCAAAGGTTTCGGCGGAGGCGGCGGCAACATGTTCCGCGCCGGCCGCATGTTGGCCGACGGCGATTTGCGCCTCATCGCCCTGTCGCTGATCGAGAAAGGCCCGCGCCACGGCTACGATCTCATCAAGGCGCTGGAGGAGCTTTCGAGCGGCATCTACAGCCCGAGCCCCGGCGTCGTCTATCCTACGCTCACCTTCCTCGAAGAAGCCGGCTACGCGACCTCGTCCACGGAGGGAAACAAGAAGGTATTCGCCATCACCGATGCCGGCCGCGCGCATCTGGAAGAGAATCGCGAGATGGTCGACGGCGTGCTCGAACAGATCGAGCGCTTCGGCCGCAAGATGGCGAAGGCGCGCGAGTGGTTCGACTGGTCCGACGAGGGACCCGTCGGGCGCGGCCGCCGCGACGAGCGGCACGCCATGCGGCACGAGTTCCATGCCGTTCGCCGTCGTGTCCGCGCCGCATTGACCGAGATCGTCGACGCTCCCTCCGAGAAGCAGAAGGAGGCGCTTGAAATACTCAATCGGGCGGCCGACCAACTCGACGCACTGGTGCGGCGCGATCCCCCTCGAACCGTCTGAAGAACAAACCTGAAAACAGGAACGACAATGGATACACAGCCACTCCTGCTCACCTCTTCCGCGATCGTCATAAGCGAGAGGGCGAGCGGTTACCTGCAGCAGCTTTGCAAGCATTTCGGCCACAAGGTCGCAGTGAGCTTCACGCCGGAACGCGGCACGATCGTCTTCGATTTCGGCAATTGCGCGCTCGCCTCAAGCGGCAACATGCTGAGCCTGACCGCTACCGCCGGCACAACGGTCGGCCTGTCGCGCGTCCAGCATGTCATCGCCAGCCATCTGGAACGCTTCGCCTTCCGCGAGAAGCCGGAAATCGTCTGGAACTAAGGCCGAGCTCAGCCGCCGCCCGTCGCGACCACCGCGCGGCGGGCGGCCTGGCCGGCGACGAGCCTGACCTTGCGCGGCGCAGCCATCCAGATGCAACCAATCGAGACAATGGAAAGCACAAGCAGCACGACGAAGGAGCTCTGGTAGCTTCCTGTCCGGTCGTAGAGATCGCCCGTCAGCCATGGTCCGACGCCGGCACCGATATTGCCGAAGACGCTGAGCATGCCGAAGATGGTGGCAAAGCGGCGGCCGGCGAACAGCTCGGCCGGCATGGCGCCGAAGACGGAAGCGACGCCATAGCCGATCAGGCCCTGCGATGCGACCATCAGATACATCAGGAGCCGGGATTTGTTATGGTCCAGTGCAAGCAGCGCCAGGACCGTGACGATGAAGCCCGACATGCCGATCGTCCAGGCCCATTCACGGCCGATGCGGTCTGAGAAATGACCGATCCCTATCTGGCCGACAACGCCGCAAAGGCCGACCATCCCCAGCGCGAAGGCCGCCTCGCCCGCACCGAAGCCGACATCGGCCAGATAGCGCGTCTGATGGACCTGCACGGTGTACCAGGCGTAGAGGGCACAGAAGAACCCGGCGGCAACCCACCAGAAGCGTGGCGTGCGCATCGCATGCGCAAGCGTCCAATCCCGATCCACCCACTCCTTGTCCACGATCGTCGAAGGCGCAAGCATCTGCTCGTCCGGCCCTGAACCCTCGCCATCGGGCAACAGGCCGAAACTCTCAGGACTCTTGCGCTGAAACAGAAAATTGAGCGGTATGAGCAGCGCGCAGAGTACCGCCATTATCTGGCAGGCCGCGCGCCAGCCGCTCGCCTCGATGACGACCTGGAGCAGCGGCAGCATCAGGATAGAGCCGACGCCGACGCCCGAAAAAGCAATGCCGATCGCCAACCCACGACGCCGGACGAACCAGTTCGGCAGGAACATGGAATGGCCGATATAGGTGAGCGGCATGGAGCCGCCAACCGTCAAAAGGCCGATGGTGAGAGAGAACTGCAACGGCGTGGTCACGTAGGTCACGCCCACCAGTCCGGCCGCCATCAGGAATCCCGCCAGCGGCAAAACCAGCCGCGGGCCGTAGCGGTCGATCATCATACCGATAACGGGCACCGCCGCGGTCGAGGCCAGAAAGCCGAGCGAAAAGGCACCCGCTGTCGCGCCGCGTTCCCAGCCGAATTCATCGAGGATCGGCGGATAGAGCAGCGAGAACGCGGTACGTGTGTTGACCGCAATGCCCATGGAGACGAAGGCGACCGCCACGACGACCCAGCCATAGAAAAATTTTGTCCGGATCGGCGGTGTCGCGGCCATGGGCGTCCTGGTCATTTATCCGCGTCATGCTTATTC encodes:
- a CDS encoding PadR family transcriptional regulator, with product MHHHCRDHRGRDDGLMRFMSRNFGGRHGFGPFGKGFGGGGGNMFRAGRMLADGDLRLIALSLIEKGPRHGYDLIKALEELSSGIYSPSPGVVYPTLTFLEEAGYATSSTEGNKKVFAITDAGRAHLEENREMVDGVLEQIERFGRKMAKAREWFDWSDEGPVGRGRRDERHAMRHEFHAVRRRVRAALTEIVDAPSEKQKEALEILNRAADQLDALVRRDPPRTV
- a CDS encoding MFS transporter; the encoded protein is MTRTPMAATPPIRTKFFYGWVVVAVAFVSMGIAVNTRTAFSLLYPPILDEFGWERGATAGAFSLGFLASTAAVPVIGMMIDRYGPRLVLPLAGFLMAAGLVGVTYVTTPLQFSLTIGLLTVGGSMPLTYIGHSMFLPNWFVRRRGLAIGIAFSGVGVGSILMLPLLQVVIEASGWRAACQIMAVLCALLIPLNFLFQRKSPESFGLLPDGEGSGPDEQMLAPSTIVDKEWVDRDWTLAHAMRTPRFWWVAAGFFCALYAWYTVQVHQTRYLADVGFGAGEAAFALGMVGLCGVVGQIGIGHFSDRIGREWAWTIGMSGFIVTVLALLALDHNKSRLLMYLMVASQGLIGYGVASVFGAMPAELFAGRRFATIFGMLSVFGNIGAGVGPWLTGDLYDRTGSYQSSFVVLLVLSIVSIGCIWMAAPRKVRLVAGQAARRAVVATGGG
- a CDS encoding DUF1194 domain-containing protein codes for the protein MVPWSGLWRILLAAACSLPAAASARAAETVDVQLVLAVDVSLSMSPDELEIQRRGYATAMADQSVIDAITDGAYGRIAVTYVEWAGKDTQRVIVPWTYIANRADAEAFAGKLTEEIPHSARRTSISGGLAFSADLIAESGIQAMKRVIDVSGDGPNNEGSPVESTRDRIVAQGVVINGLPLMTNSGFVSTFDVPDLDIYYRNCVIGGPGAFMFPVTGWEQFPEAVRRKLVMELATVPMHFPVVKAAADPDYDCMIGEKIWNNRPWNLNAP
- a CDS encoding DUF2218 domain-containing protein produces the protein MDTQPLLLTSSAIVISERASGYLQQLCKHFGHKVAVSFTPERGTIVFDFGNCALASSGNMLSLTATAGTTVGLSRVQHVIASHLERFAFREKPEIVWN